From Triticum urartu cultivar G1812 chromosome 2, Tu2.1, whole genome shotgun sequence, a single genomic window includes:
- the LOC125535970 gene encoding uncharacterized protein LOC125535970 → MWRSIGGFLRLFVAGESDEETRRTATMQPPPELSPPAPALREVAVADAERPSKKICHCLVSTSASSEQHVWADLPDSLLHLIIALLSSFHDFLAFSGACHSWRAAVFSFPSSIYAFVFPPLHLKAGLRKANRDCGTWYKLLLNYKWCLCDPMRTDLSLLRSAPRNAPNYMRHLGCSYGHLIFSCMEHLLLVDVYTGTKVKPPKLQANSDCVVYGGILIAPLSSPNSCLLLFSKSFIFQWQVGTDSWTEHPLVSEHFLSQIVLFKGQMFAIDFPRMLKTISLAPQLSVQEVDVVWGEDIVAGLNYDPWLVVCGDMLLMVDLVDGLISNGTFQVFRFDFSAERAKWTKMEKLDNWALFVSHDRMSPTFSCMNPERWGGKSNCIYLPSASKDSDEPWIAVELGQAVYSTTRSNSYILGGRSNQLESLWVLPSLVYGAGQ, encoded by the exons ATGTGGCGATCGATCGGTGGCTTCCTCCGCCTCTTCGTTGCCGGCGAATCCGACGAAGAAACGCGGCGCACCGCGACCATGCAGCCACCGCCCGAGCTCTCGCCGCCGGCACCAGCCCTTAG AGAAGTGGCGGTCGCAGACGCAGAGCGGCCATCTAAGAAAATCTGCCACTGCTTGGTCTCTACCTCAGCCTCATCTGAACAACATGTTTGGGCAGACCTACCGGACAGCCTGCTTCACTTAATCATTGCTCTCTTAAGCTCATTCCATGACTTCCTTGCTTTTAGTGGCGCCTGTCACTCTTGGCGCGCTGCGGTCTTTTCCTTTCCATCATCCATATATGCCTTTGTCTTTCCACCTCTCCATCTCAAAGCAGGTTTGCGTAAGGCTAACCGGGATTGCGGCACATGGTACAAGCTTTTATTGAACTACAAATGGTGTCTTTGTGATCCTATGAGGACAGACTTATCTCTGCTCCGGTCAGCTCCCCGTAATGCTCCAAATTACATGCGCCATTTGGGCTGCTCATATGGGCATCTTATCTTCTCATGTATGGAGCACCTCCTCCTTGTCGATGTTTACACAGGCACTAAGGTGAAGCCACCCAAACTCCAAGCCAACAGCGATTGTGTGGTCTATGGTGGCATTCTTATAGCTCCACTCAGTTCACCGAACTCATGTCTCCTCCTTTTCTCGAAATCATTCATTTTCCAGTGGCAGGTTGGAACGGATTCCTGGACAGAGCACCCTCTTGTTTCTGAACACTTCCTTAGTCAGATTGTTTTGTTCAAAGGTCAGATGTTTGCCATAGACTTTCCCCGGATGCTCAAAACCATATCCTTGGCACCTcagctcagcgtgcaggaagtcgATGTTGTGTGGGGAGAGGACATCGTTGCTGGCTTGAATTATGATCCATGGTTGGTGGTCTGTGGTGACATGCTTCTCATGGTTGATCTCGTTGATGGCTTGATAAGCAATGGCACCTTTCAAGTCTTCCGCTTTGATTTTTCAGCCGAACGAGCTAAGTGGACCAAGATGGAGAAGTTGGACAACTGGGCTCTCTTTGTCAGCCATGATAGGATGAGCCCTACATTTTCTTGCATGAACCCTGAAAGATGGGGTGGAAAGAGTAACTGCATTTACCTTCCAAGTGCGTCCAAAGACTCTGATGAACCTTGGATTGCTGTAGAGCTTGGTCAGGCAGTTTACAGCACAACTCGCTCCAATTCATACATCCTAGGAGGCAGAAGCAATCAGCTTGAGAGCCTCTGGGTGCTCCCCAGCTTAGTCTATGGTGCTGGCCAGTGA